In Planktothrix sp. FACHB-1365, the sequence CAGTTAAGAGGAATTGCCAGCCAACATTAACAGTAAATAAGGAGGTTTTGACTTCGCCGAAGATCTGTATAAGCTGTTGACCATTTTCTAAGAATTGGCTATCAGCACTTTTGGGTCTTAATTTCATCCCCTTGGCTTCCGTTTCCAGATAATTTTGAATCGCCTCTTGACCTGTAATTAATTCTGTAAAGGGTGCATACAATTTCCCCTGGTTACAAAATAAAGAAGCTGTTGTTGCAAAGTCTTCATCATTAAAGCTTTCAAAATAACGATATACAGCGATCGCATTAACGTTATCAATAGAAAGTTTAAATTGACAATCTAAAGGTGTTGTTGTCATTTTTTTAAATCCCGAACCCTAAAAAAAAATTTTCTTAATTATAAATTTTAGAGACTCCTAAATTTTCCTATACTCTAAAAATCTATCTATAGTATGAGTATCCATCATCAGTCATCAGTTGATTAACCCTTAACTCTTAGACTGATAACTGATAACTGATAACTGATAACTGAAAAATGGATTCAGAACAAATCAAGCAAAAAGCTTTATCCTTGGGATTTCATAAAGTTGGGATTGCTGCTATTACGGATATGCAGGATAATCAGCAACGGTTACAAACTTGGTTAAATCAAGGATATGCTGCGGATATGGCGTGGATGAATAATCCTAAACGTCAAGATATTTGTCAATTAATGCCAGAAGTTCAGTCTGTTATTTGTGTAGCATTAAATTATTATACGCCTCAACAATATCCTGAAGGAAAGGAATTTGCTAAAATTTCTCGCTATGCTAGAGGACGAGATTATCATCGGGTACTGCATAAAAAGCTGAAAATTTTTTGCGACTGGTTACAACAACAAGCAGCAGGAATTCAAGCTCGATATTATGCTGATACTGGGCCGATTCAAGATAAAGTTTGGGCACAACAAGCGGGTATTGGATGGATTGCAAAAAATAGTAATGTGATTACCAGAGACTATGGGTCTTGGGTATTTTTAGGGGAAGTTTTAACCAATTTAACGTTAACGCCTGATACTCCCCATACTCAACATTGTGGTACTTGTACCCGATGTTTAGAAGCTTGTCCAACTCAGGCCATTACTCAACCTTTTGTGGTAGATGCTAATCGTTGTATTGCCTATCAT encodes:
- a CDS encoding ketosteroid isomerase family protein, with translation MTTTPLDCQFKLSIDNVNAIAVYRYFESFNDEDFATTASLFCNQGKLYAPFTELITGQEAIQNYLETEAKGMKLRPKSADSQFLENGQQLIQIFGEVKTSLFTVNVGWQFLLTEQGNLEEVIVKLLASAPELLKISNQ
- the queG gene encoding tRNA epoxyqueuosine(34) reductase QueG is translated as MDSEQIKQKALSLGFHKVGIAAITDMQDNQQRLQTWLNQGYAADMAWMNNPKRQDICQLMPEVQSVICVALNYYTPQQYPEGKEFAKISRYARGRDYHRVLHKKLKIFCDWLQQQAAGIQARYYADTGPIQDKVWAQQAGIGWIAKNSNVITRDYGSWVFLGEVLTNLTLTPDTPHTQHCGTCTRCLEACPTQAITQPFVVDANRCIAYHTIENRAETLPEDISKQLNGWVAGCDICQEVCPWNQRFAQETDVTEFQPYPENIAPKLTELAELSEQEWDQRFRASALRRIKPQMWRRNARANLESWPNFEE